A genomic stretch from Aerococcaceae bacterium zg-1292 includes:
- a CDS encoding acetate kinase yields the protein MSITMAVNAGSSSLKFQLFEMPQETVIAKGLVERIGLNDSIFQLEYGNDQEVKVVEDIPTHDRAVEILFHHLEEYKVVEQFDDITGVGHRVVAGGELFKESALVTDEVIAAVDELGEFAPLHNPAEAAVMRAFKERLPKATMAAIFDTSFHTTLPAVNYLYSLPYEYYEDFKARKYGAHGTSHSYVSRRAAEMLGRDYHSMKIITCHLGNGASITAVENGKSVDTSMGFTPLAGVTMGTRTGDIDVSLMPFLMKKLGITDVSEMVNILNKKSGLAGISGVSSDMRDIIAARDAGNERAKLAYEIFVSRIQKYIGQYIAVMNGVDAIVFTAGIGENSSVVREDVINGISAFGATIDSERNSTRKEAIISTEDSRYVVLNVPTNEEVEIAREVERLK from the coding sequence ATGTCAATCACAATGGCTGTCAATGCAGGAAGTTCAAGTCTTAAATTTCAATTATTTGAAATGCCACAAGAAACGGTAATTGCTAAAGGTTTAGTAGAGCGTATCGGTTTAAACGATTCTATTTTCCAATTAGAGTATGGCAATGACCAAGAAGTGAAAGTCGTAGAAGACATTCCGACACATGATCGTGCGGTTGAAATTTTATTCCATCATTTAGAAGAATACAAAGTAGTAGAGCAATTCGATGATATTACCGGGGTAGGACACCGTGTAGTAGCTGGTGGCGAATTGTTCAAAGAGTCTGCACTTGTTACGGATGAAGTAATTGCGGCAGTTGATGAATTAGGTGAATTTGCACCATTACATAACCCAGCTGAAGCAGCAGTTATGCGTGCGTTTAAAGAGCGTTTACCTAAAGCGACGATGGCTGCGATTTTTGATACGTCATTCCATACAACTTTACCAGCGGTAAATTATTTATATAGTTTGCCTTATGAATACTATGAAGATTTCAAAGCACGTAAATATGGTGCGCACGGAACGAGTCATAGTTATGTAAGTCGTCGCGCGGCTGAAATGCTTGGACGTGATTATCACTCAATGAAAATTATTACTTGCCATTTAGGTAATGGTGCGTCAATTACTGCTGTTGAAAATGGTAAATCAGTAGATACTTCTATGGGCTTTACACCATTAGCAGGAGTAACGATGGGGACACGTACTGGTGATATTGATGTGTCATTGATGCCATTCTTAATGAAAAAATTAGGTATCACAGATGTTAGCGAAATGGTGAATATTCTCAACAAAAAATCTGGTTTAGCAGGTATTTCGGGTGTATCTAGTGATATGCGTGATATTATTGCTGCACGTGATGCTGGCAATGAACGTGCTAAATTAGCTTATGAAATTTTTGTCAGCCGTATTCAAAAATACATTGGTCAATACATTGCTGTAATGAATGGTGTTGATGCGATTGTCTTTACTGCGGGTATTGGTGAAAATTCAAGTGTAGTACGTGAAGATGTGATTAATGGAATCTCTGCCTTTGGAGCAACCATTGATTCAGAACGCAACAGCACACGTAAAGAGGCAATTATTTCTACAGAAGATTCTCGTTATGTTGTTTTAAATGTACCGACAAACGAAGAGGTAGAAATTGCACGCGAAGTTGAACGTTTAAAATAA
- a CDS encoding alkylphosphonate utilization protein has protein sequence MALPNCPQCDAEYTYEDGNLLVCPMCAHEWTQADMDAAAEAAIIRDSNGNPLSEGDSVTIIKDLKLSATSTIKQGTKAKNIHLIADPVDGHDIEAKLDGFGKVYLKSSVVKK, from the coding sequence ATGGCATTACCAAATTGTCCGCAATGTGATGCGGAATATACTTACGAAGATGGCAATTTATTAGTATGTCCAATGTGTGCGCACGAATGGACCCAAGCAGATATGGATGCGGCTGCAGAAGCTGCAATTATTCGTGACAGCAATGGTAATCCTCTGTCAGAAGGGGATTCGGTGACGATTATTAAGGATTTAAAATTATCGGCAACGAGTACGATTAAACAAGGGACAAAAGCAAAAAACATCCATTTGATTGCTGATCCAGTGGATGGACACGATATCGAAGCCAAATTAGATGGTTTTGGGAAAGTTTATTTAAAATCATCTGTGGTGAAAAAATAA
- a CDS encoding ferredoxin has product MKKLHVLPEKCIACGKCYLNYPKVFDCTDDGVAFVIQKSSLSQQEESERAIYDCPTKAIKWLDDVPD; this is encoded by the coding sequence ATGAAAAAACTACACGTTTTACCCGAAAAATGCATTGCTTGTGGGAAATGTTATCTAAACTACCCAAAAGTCTTCGACTGCACCGATGATGGCGTTGCTTTTGTCATACAAAAAAGCTCACTTTCTCAACAAGAAGAAAGCGAGCGTGCCATTTATGATTGTCCTACAAAAGCTATTAAATGGTTGGACGATGTACCTGATTAA
- a CDS encoding ECF transporter S component has translation MKKRTLSTTVLLAILGAWAIVLRMFDFPILPAAPFLKVDFSDLMVLVGLLVNGPIGAVTVALIRDVANYLMKGGESGLPIGVIMSFTASMAMFLPTHFLLKYATNMKPNVRKIWMSIILVVGLVISMGLLNYYVTLPIYITVMNFPIDNIAAYLLSVIVPFNFIKGVILAAGQFIVVEKLWPIIKKYHIDFPGYQLLNQVHRPTI, from the coding sequence ATGAAAAAGAGAACACTGTCGACAACAGTTTTATTAGCGATTTTAGGTGCATGGGCAATCGTTTTACGGATGTTTGATTTCCCTATTTTACCCGCGGCACCATTTTTAAAAGTCGATTTTAGCGACTTGATGGTTTTGGTGGGCTTATTAGTGAATGGTCCCATTGGCGCCGTTACAGTTGCGCTTATCCGTGATGTTGCTAATTATTTGATGAAAGGTGGCGAAAGCGGGTTGCCGATTGGAGTAATTATGAGTTTTACTGCAAGTATGGCGATGTTTTTGCCAACGCATTTCTTACTCAAATACGCAACCAATATGAAACCGAATGTGCGTAAAATTTGGATGAGTATTATATTAGTGGTAGGATTGGTTATTTCCATGGGACTATTAAACTATTACGTAACATTACCAATTTATATTACTGTTATGAATTTTCCAATTGATAATATTGCTGCATATTTATTAAGTGTGATTGTGCCATTTAACTTCATCAAAGGTGTTATTTTGGCAGCCGGTCAATTTATTGTGGTTGAAAAATTATGGCCAATTATAAAAAAATATCACATTGACTTTCCAGGCTACCAATTGCTTAATCAGGTACATCGTCCAACCATTTAA
- a CDS encoding NADP-dependent phosphogluconate dehydrogenase translates to MKNIVIGLGKMGLNLVKNLNRNNEYVYGYDIDLKRVNGYTNDNFVLVEKLEHLFEAEKQHLVMLLLPSGAVTNQMISSLVDYLAAGDIVIDFSNSYFKTSQQNAKVLEKNGIKYMDCGLSGGMFGALNGACMMLGNSTDEDIKIHKLLRKLCVTDGFEFYEKVGSGHYLKMVHNGIEYGMMQSIAEGLQLLSSQNNYSYNLATVTKNWAHGSIISSSLMNNIFQELNKDVSLKEFSEKVYASGEANWMVKEAIDSSVPVPVIYQALNERNSTHIQDKLGHRALSAMRYNFGGHNESEAIHH, encoded by the coding sequence ATGAAAAATATAGTTATTGGGTTAGGCAAAATGGGATTGAATCTTGTCAAAAATTTGAATAGAAATAATGAATATGTGTATGGGTATGATATTGATTTAAAAAGAGTTAATGGTTACACAAATGATAATTTCGTTTTGGTTGAAAAATTGGAACATTTGTTTGAAGCAGAGAAACAACATTTAGTGATGCTATTATTACCGAGTGGAGCAGTGACAAATCAGATGATTTCATCGTTAGTTGATTATTTAGCAGCTGGAGATATTGTCATTGATTTTTCAAATTCATATTTTAAAACCTCTCAACAAAATGCTAAAGTACTAGAAAAGAATGGTATTAAGTATATGGATTGTGGTCTTTCTGGTGGTATGTTTGGAGCACTTAATGGCGCTTGTATGATGTTAGGTAATTCAACAGACGAAGATATAAAAATCCATAAATTACTTAGAAAATTATGTGTTACTGATGGCTTTGAGTTCTATGAAAAAGTTGGAAGTGGTCATTATTTAAAGATGGTTCATAATGGGATCGAATACGGAATGATGCAGTCAATAGCAGAAGGGTTACAACTATTATCCTCACAAAATAACTACTCATATAATTTGGCTACAGTAACAAAAAATTGGGCTCATGGCTCAATAATTAGTTCATCATTAATGAATAATATCTTCCAAGAATTAAATAAAGATGTTAGTTTGAAAGAATTTAGTGAAAAAGTATATGCTTCCGGAGAAGCAAATTGGATGGTAAAAGAAGCAATTGATTCATCTGTTCCGGTACCTGTAATTTATCAAGCTTTGAATGAACGAAATTCTACACATATTCAAGATAAATTAGGACATCGTGCGTTATCAGCTATGCGTTATAATTTTGGAGGCCACAATGAATCTGAAGCCATCCATCATTAG
- a CDS encoding LLM class flavin-dependent oxidoreductase, with protein MKVSILNLAPLRQGDSFRDAIDSLVRLAQAAESYGYERYWIAEHHNTPTIASSATQLLIQHTLANTHSIRVGSGGVMLPNHSPYLVAEQYGTLETLYPNRLDLGLGRAPGTDYETARAIRRTNNLQSNFPNEIAELQGYFDGTNPVQAYPAAGLSIPFYILGSSLESARLAARLGLPYSFAAHFAPAMMEEAVALYRRLFNPSEKLSEPYVILGANAAVADTDEEAERLATTQVQSFLGLITGESKGLQPPVANIEEVWHNYVKAKVVPHFGPIAFESKDLINRERTVIENMTYVSLIGSPQTVSEQIDALKERVDFDELMINSYIYDEAAQHYSYKLLANVVKNK; from the coding sequence ATGAAAGTTTCAATTTTAAATTTGGCTCCGCTTAGACAAGGAGACTCATTTCGTGATGCAATTGATAGTTTAGTGCGTTTAGCGCAGGCGGCAGAATCCTATGGATACGAACGATATTGGATTGCTGAACATCATAATACACCGACGATAGCGAGCTCAGCGACTCAATTGTTAATTCAACATACCTTAGCAAATACTCATTCGATTCGTGTTGGTTCAGGTGGTGTGATGTTACCGAATCATAGTCCGTATTTAGTAGCAGAGCAATATGGCACCCTTGAAACATTGTATCCTAATCGCTTAGACTTAGGATTGGGTCGTGCACCAGGTACGGATTATGAGACAGCCCGTGCCATACGTCGTACCAATAATTTGCAAAGTAATTTTCCGAATGAAATTGCAGAATTACAAGGTTATTTTGATGGTACAAATCCTGTCCAAGCGTATCCAGCTGCGGGATTATCGATACCTTTTTATATTTTAGGTTCAAGTTTAGAAAGTGCCCGTTTGGCGGCGCGTTTGGGCTTACCATACTCCTTTGCGGCTCATTTTGCACCAGCGATGATGGAAGAAGCCGTTGCTTTGTATCGCCGATTATTTAATCCCTCTGAAAAATTGAGTGAACCTTATGTTATTTTAGGCGCCAATGCTGCTGTAGCGGATACAGATGAAGAAGCAGAGCGACTTGCGACGACGCAAGTTCAGTCATTTTTAGGCCTAATTACCGGTGAAAGCAAAGGATTACAACCACCTGTTGCTAATATTGAAGAAGTATGGCATAACTATGTCAAAGCTAAAGTTGTGCCGCATTTTGGCCCGATTGCATTTGAAAGCAAGGATTTAATTAATCGTGAACGCACTGTGATTGAAAATATGACTTATGTTTCGTTGATTGGTAGTCCCCAAACAGTTTCTGAGCAAATTGACGCACTAAAAGAGCGAGTGGATTTTGATGAATTGATGATTAATAGTTATATTTATGATGAAGCAGCTCAACATTATTCGTATAAGTTATTAGCAAATGTTGTGAAAAATAAATAA
- the ascB gene encoding 6-phospho-beta-glucosidase, with protein MVQSDFLWGAAVAANQLEGAYLSDGRGVSNIDLLPYGKDRLAIAKGEMHYTCVTEDAYYPSHNAIHFYDKMKQDIELLHELGLKCFRFSISWSRIFPTGLEENPNEKGLSFYDELISELEKYNIEPIVTITHFDVPKGLMDHCGSWRSREMVNHYLKFTRVLFERFKDRVKYWISFNEINMLLHKPFTAAGITFEENEAKEQIIYQAAHYQMVASAYATKQLHEIDKNAKMGCMLAAGEFYPYSCNPVDIRRAQKDNQKNYYFVDVQARGSYPRWALKKIDLLGIDISPSDIKVLRENTVDYISFSYYASRTSKEDVSDVDTNTGNAAGGVVNPYLKRSEWGWMIDPLGFRITINSIWDRYQKPLFVVENGLGAQDLFDDHHQIEDDYRIEYLSQHISEMILCIEEDSIPIIGYTMWTAIDLVSASTGEMKKRYGLVYVDKDNEGNGTLRRVPKKSYSWYKKLIESSGKIR; from the coding sequence ATGGTACAATCTGATTTTCTATGGGGTGCTGCAGTAGCAGCTAATCAATTAGAAGGTGCCTATTTATCTGATGGTCGTGGTGTGTCAAATATTGATTTATTACCATATGGCAAGGATAGATTAGCAATCGCAAAAGGAGAGATGCATTATACGTGTGTAACCGAAGATGCGTATTATCCATCCCATAATGCAATACACTTTTATGATAAAATGAAACAAGATATTGAATTATTGCATGAATTGGGTTTAAAATGTTTTAGATTTTCTATCTCGTGGTCTAGAATCTTTCCTACAGGATTAGAAGAAAATCCAAATGAAAAGGGGTTAAGCTTTTATGATGAACTAATTTCGGAGTTAGAAAAATATAATATCGAACCAATTGTTACAATCACACATTTTGATGTGCCAAAAGGGTTAATGGATCACTGCGGTTCTTGGCGAAGTAGAGAAATGGTAAATCATTATTTAAAATTTACCAGAGTCTTGTTTGAACGATTTAAAGATAGAGTTAAATATTGGATTTCGTTTAATGAAATTAATATGTTGCTTCATAAACCATTTACCGCTGCGGGCATTACATTTGAAGAAAATGAAGCAAAAGAACAAATCATTTATCAAGCAGCTCACTACCAAATGGTGGCAAGTGCTTATGCAACTAAACAATTGCATGAAATTGATAAAAATGCAAAAATGGGATGTATGCTTGCAGCAGGAGAATTTTATCCCTATAGTTGTAATCCTGTAGATATAAGAAGAGCACAAAAAGATAATCAAAAGAACTATTATTTTGTAGATGTACAGGCTAGAGGTAGTTATCCTCGCTGGGCATTGAAAAAAATTGACTTATTAGGGATAGATATATCACCTAGTGACATAAAAGTTTTAAGGGAAAATACGGTAGATTATATTTCCTTTAGTTATTACGCCTCAAGAACTTCAAAAGAGGATGTTTCTGATGTGGATACTAATACAGGTAATGCAGCCGGTGGAGTTGTAAATCCATATTTGAAAAGATCAGAGTGGGGTTGGATGATTGACCCTTTAGGATTTAGAATAACAATTAATTCTATTTGGGATCGTTATCAAAAGCCTTTATTTGTAGTAGAAAATGGTTTAGGCGCTCAAGACTTATTTGACGATCATCATCAAATAGAAGACGATTATAGAATTGAGTATCTTTCACAACATATATCAGAAATGATTTTATGTATTGAGGAAGATTCAATTCCAATTATTGGATATACGATGTGGACAGCAATTGATTTAGTATCTGCTTCTACTGGTGAAATGAAAAAAAGATATGGCCTCGTTTATGTGGACAAAGATAATGAGGGAAATGGAACTTTACGTAGGGTGCCTAAGAAATCGTATTCTTGGTATAAGAAGTTAATCGAATCCAGTGGTAAGATTCGTTAG
- a CDS encoding YitT family protein produces the protein MKKINQYLNMETPAILFSIFLITIGCLLYAVGVNSFIIPNRFGNGGVAGIAILIFYVFSIPTGTTNLIMNAILMVIGWRFIEKRTLIFTIYALIMMSWFMNIIHPPAFTSSNVLITSIAAGVIIGIGLGLVVRGNGTTAGTDLIAVMLKKYFGLNFSISVFFINLIIVFSGTKIIGLENAIVTLIMKFIASYMIELFTEGFNRRKSLMIISEKQDEVAKEIVNKLGRGLTILKAYGYYTHREKDVLYVIVSRHQVVHIQRIISEIDPLAFVTISDVQQVIGQGFTFFNPTNKNKHFYN, from the coding sequence ATGAAAAAGATTAATCAGTATTTAAACATGGAAACACCAGCTATTTTATTCTCAATATTTCTCATTACCATTGGCTGCTTACTCTATGCAGTCGGTGTCAATAGTTTTATTATTCCCAACCGTTTTGGTAATGGCGGGGTTGCCGGAATTGCTATTCTAATTTTCTACGTCTTTAGCATTCCAACTGGGACGACCAATTTGATTATGAATGCGATACTGATGGTGATTGGTTGGCGTTTTATTGAAAAACGCACATTGATATTTACGATTTATGCACTGATTATGATGAGTTGGTTTATGAACATTATTCATCCACCGGCCTTTACTTCTAGTAATGTATTAATCACCTCAATCGCAGCAGGGGTTATTATCGGGATTGGACTGGGATTAGTTGTTCGTGGTAATGGTACGACCGCCGGAACAGACTTAATCGCCGTGATGCTAAAAAAATACTTTGGCTTAAACTTTTCAATCAGTGTCTTTTTCATTAATTTAATCATCGTTTTTTCAGGTACTAAGATTATTGGTTTAGAAAATGCTATTGTTACCCTTATTATGAAATTCATTGCTAGTTACATGATTGAATTGTTTACCGAAGGATTTAACCGTCGTAAATCCTTAATGATTATCTCTGAAAAGCAAGATGAAGTCGCTAAAGAAATTGTCAATAAATTAGGTCGTGGCTTGACCATTTTAAAAGCTTATGGTTATTATACGCACCGCGAAAAAGATGTGCTCTATGTCATTGTCAGCCGCCACCAAGTTGTTCACATTCAACGCATCATCTCTGAAATTGACCCACTTGCTTTTGTCACTATCTCAGATGTACAACAAGTTATCGGCCAAGGTTTCACATTCTTTAATCCAACCAATAAAAATAAACACTTTTATAATTAA
- the glf gene encoding UDP-galactopyranose mutase — MMKADYLVVGAGLFGAVFAHEMAKAGKKVKVIEKRNHIAGNIYTKEIERVHVHQYGAHIFHTSDKRIWDYISQFAEFNHYINAPIANYNGEIYNLPFNMNTFSKLWGVKTPQEAKAKIEEQKANYLIQRPTNLEEQAISLVGPDIYQKLIKGYTEKQWDKKATELPAFIIRRLPVRFTYDNNYFNDRYQGIPIGGYTAIIEKMLAHDNITVELNTDFFANKDQYLANYPRIVYTGMIDEFFDYQFGVLEYRSLRFETEVLDTDNYQGNAVVNYTDAETPYTRIIEHKHFEFGTQSKTVITREYPHPWTTQEDAYYPINNEQNNALYAKYDQLAKAQDQVLFGGRLGQYRYYDMHQVIGVALKMVENELEK; from the coding sequence ATTATGAAAGCAGATTATTTAGTAGTAGGTGCGGGTCTATTTGGTGCTGTATTTGCCCATGAGATGGCTAAAGCTGGAAAGAAAGTTAAAGTGATTGAAAAAAGGAATCATATTGCAGGAAACATTTATACTAAAGAGATTGAAAGGGTTCATGTTCATCAGTACGGTGCGCATATTTTTCATACCAGTGATAAAAGAATATGGGATTATATCAGTCAATTTGCGGAATTTAATCACTATATTAATGCGCCAATTGCTAACTACAATGGCGAAATTTATAATTTACCGTTTAATATGAATACTTTTTCAAAATTGTGGGGAGTAAAAACACCTCAAGAAGCTAAAGCGAAGATTGAAGAACAAAAAGCGAATTATTTGATACAGCGGCCAACCAATTTGGAAGAGCAGGCTATCTCGTTAGTCGGGCCGGATATTTATCAAAAATTAATCAAAGGATATACGGAAAAGCAATGGGATAAAAAAGCGACGGAATTGCCGGCCTTTATTATTCGACGTTTGCCGGTACGTTTTACGTATGACAATAATTATTTTAATGACCGCTATCAAGGGATTCCCATCGGTGGTTATACTGCGATTATTGAAAAAATGTTAGCACATGATAATATTACGGTTGAACTCAATACCGACTTTTTTGCCAATAAAGACCAATACTTAGCTAACTATCCACGGATTGTTTACACGGGTATGATTGATGAATTTTTTGATTATCAATTTGGCGTATTAGAATACCGTAGTTTACGCTTTGAGACAGAAGTATTGGATACAGATAATTATCAGGGTAATGCGGTGGTTAATTATACGGATGCCGAAACGCCCTATACACGAATTATTGAGCATAAGCATTTTGAGTTTGGTACGCAATCAAAGACAGTGATTACAAGAGAATATCCGCATCCATGGACAACTCAAGAAGATGCTTATTATCCTATTAATAACGAACAGAATAATGCCCTGTATGCAAAATACGATCAATTAGCTAAGGCACAAGACCAAGTATTATTTGGCGGCAGACTTGGGCAATACCGTTATTACGATATGCACCAAGTGATTGGGGTAGCATTGAAAATGGTGGAAAATGAACTCGAAAAATAA
- the lepA gene encoding elongation factor 4, translated as MSLLDEMKQRQKKIRNFSIIAHIDHGKSTLADRILQQTETVSEREMQEQLLDSMDLERERGITIKLNAVELAYKANDGEEYIFHLIDTPGHVDFTYEVSRSLAACEGALLVVDAAQGIEAQTLANVYLALDNDLEILPVINKIDLPAADPERVQGEIEDVIGIDASEAVFASAKSGIGIAEILEQIVEKVPAPTGDLEAPLQALIFDSAYDSYRGVVLNIRIVNGTVKPGDKIRLMSNGKEFEVVEVGVFSPKPIKRDYLMVGDVGYVTASIKTIQDTRVGDTITSANNPASEPLDGYRKMNPMVYAGLYPVESNEYNDLRDALEKLQLNDAALQFEAETSQALGFGFRTGFLGLLHMDVIQERLEREFDIDLITTAPSVIYRVIKTNGEEVIVDNPSAMPPATEVDQILEPYVKASIMVPNEYVGAVMDIGQRKRGNFITMDYLDDYRVNVVYELPMAEIIYDFFDKLKSNTKGYASLDYEIIGYKPSNLVKLDILLNNDLIDAFSMIVHKDFAYNRGRELVEKLRGIIPRQLFEVPIQAAVGQKILARTNIKALRKDVTAKLYGGDVSRRKKLLEKQKEGKKRMKQVGSVEVPQEAFMAILQMDDE; from the coding sequence ATGTCTTTATTAGATGAAATGAAACAACGACAAAAAAAAATACGAAATTTTTCAATTATCGCCCATATTGACCACGGGAAATCAACTTTAGCCGACCGGATTTTACAACAAACGGAAACTGTTTCTGAGCGTGAAATGCAAGAACAATTGCTCGATTCAATGGATTTAGAGCGCGAACGTGGTATTACTATTAAATTAAATGCCGTTGAATTAGCTTATAAAGCTAATGATGGCGAAGAATATATATTCCATTTAATTGACACACCGGGACACGTCGACTTTACGTATGAAGTCTCACGGTCATTAGCGGCGTGTGAGGGGGCATTACTCGTTGTCGATGCAGCACAAGGAATTGAAGCCCAAACCTTAGCGAATGTCTATTTAGCATTGGATAATGATTTGGAAATTTTACCAGTCATCAATAAAATTGATTTACCAGCGGCTGACCCTGAACGGGTTCAAGGAGAAATTGAAGATGTTATCGGTATTGATGCCAGTGAAGCCGTTTTTGCCTCAGCAAAATCCGGTATCGGTATCGCCGAAATTTTAGAGCAAATTGTGGAAAAAGTACCAGCTCCGACTGGAGATTTAGAAGCACCACTGCAAGCATTAATTTTTGACTCTGCTTACGATAGTTATCGTGGCGTGGTGTTAAATATCCGTATTGTGAACGGAACGGTGAAGCCAGGTGATAAAATTCGTTTGATGAGTAACGGTAAAGAATTTGAAGTAGTTGAAGTTGGTGTCTTCTCACCAAAACCGATTAAACGTGATTATTTAATGGTTGGTGATGTTGGCTATGTAACAGCAAGCATTAAAACGATTCAAGATACACGCGTCGGGGACACAATTACATCTGCGAATAATCCAGCTAGTGAACCATTAGATGGTTACCGTAAAATGAACCCGATGGTATATGCAGGGTTATATCCAGTTGAATCGAATGAATATAATGATTTACGTGATGCATTGGAGAAATTACAGTTAAATGATGCGGCCTTACAATTTGAAGCTGAAACATCACAAGCTTTAGGTTTTGGATTCCGTACAGGATTTTTAGGGTTGTTACATATGGATGTGATTCAAGAGCGTTTAGAACGTGAATTTGATATTGATTTAATTACGACAGCACCTTCAGTTATTTATCGTGTTATTAAGACCAATGGCGAAGAAGTGATTGTGGATAACCCATCAGCGATGCCACCAGCTACGGAAGTTGATCAAATTTTAGAGCCATATGTTAAAGCAAGCATTATGGTACCGAATGAATATGTCGGTGCAGTTATGGATATTGGTCAGCGCAAACGTGGTAATTTTATTACGATGGATTATTTAGATGATTATCGTGTCAATGTCGTCTATGAATTACCGATGGCTGAAATTATTTATGATTTCTTTGATAAATTAAAATCAAATACAAAAGGTTATGCCTCATTAGATTATGAGATTATCGGCTATAAACCATCCAACTTAGTAAAATTAGATATTTTATTAAACAATGATTTAATTGATGCCTTTAGTATGATTGTGCACAAAGATTTTGCTTATAATCGTGGGCGTGAGTTGGTTGAAAAATTACGTGGTATTATTCCACGCCAATTATTTGAAGTGCCGATTCAAGCAGCAGTCGGTCAAAAGATTTTGGCGCGTACCAATATTAAAGCCTTGCGTAAAGACGTTACTGCAAAATTATATGGTGGGGATGTCTCTCGTCGTAAAAAATTATTAGAGAAACAAAAAGAAGGTAAAAAACGTATGAAACAAGTGGGGTCCGTTGAAGTACCTCAAGAAGCCTTTATGGCGATTTTACAAATGGATGATGAATAA
- a CDS encoding LysM peptidoglycan-binding domain-containing protein, whose amino-acid sequence MTMDNEKFGQEETTERRERGHAPWNAKFGSDENLKQRQYSRSSRNQPNKEASSLSKVLLGVLIVTVITPFILYWFVKSQTQSKPTEPQTASSIVLSRSTETTTTKSNDSTTSGSFVQSNSSSGEVSSVDVNNPAATTTTSEQPVVTEPPAPATEAPAPTRSHTVAQGETWYGIARTYGVDVNALAAANGTTTAAPLYPGNVLVIP is encoded by the coding sequence ATGACAATGGACAATGAAAAATTTGGTCAAGAAGAAACGACTGAACGTCGTGAGAGAGGTCATGCACCTTGGAATGCCAAATTTGGTTCGGATGAAAATTTAAAGCAAAGACAATATTCACGTTCTTCAAGAAATCAACCTAATAAAGAAGCGTCTAGTTTATCAAAAGTATTATTAGGTGTTTTGATTGTAACTGTGATTACACCATTTATTTTATATTGGTTTGTTAAGTCGCAGACGCAATCCAAACCAACTGAACCTCAAACTGCTTCAAGTATTGTGTTATCACGTTCAACTGAGACAACAACAACTAAATCAAATGATTCAACAACAAGTGGTTCATTTGTGCAAAGTAATAGTAGTAGTGGCGAAGTCAGTTCAGTAGATGTCAATAATCCTGCTGCAACAACAACTACATCAGAACAGCCAGTGGTAACCGAACCACCAGCCCCAGCAACGGAAGCCCCAGCACCTACACGTTCACATACTGTGGCTCAAGGTGAAACATGGTATGGTATTGCGCGTACGTATGGAGTAGATGTGAATGCTCTTGCTGCAGCAAATGGTACAACAACCGCTGCACCGCTTTATCCAGGAAATGTATTAGTGATTCCATAA
- a CDS encoding PTS lactose/cellobiose transporter subunit IIA — MEQKDLESVMSIIIHSGNAKSSGVEAIQEAKMKNFDLAEEKLNEANQEINKAHNAQTKLLSLEANGEFPIVSLLVVHSQDHLMTTMTFLEMAREFVGLYKTIG; from the coding sequence ATGGAACAAAAAGATTTAGAGTCAGTAATGTCAATTATTATCCATTCTGGTAATGCAAAAAGTAGTGGAGTTGAAGCAATTCAGGAAGCTAAAATGAAAAATTTTGATCTAGCTGAGGAAAAATTAAATGAAGCGAATCAGGAAATTAATAAAGCACATAATGCTCAAACTAAGTTATTGTCATTAGAAGCAAATGGTGAATTTCCAATAGTTTCATTGTTAGTTGTTCATAGTCAAGATCATTTAATGACAACAATGACTTTTCTTGAAATGGCTAGAGAATTTGTGGGATTATATAAAACAATAGGATAG